The Toxorhynchites rutilus septentrionalis strain SRP chromosome 3, ASM2978413v1, whole genome shotgun sequence genome includes a region encoding these proteins:
- the LOC129778886 gene encoding PRL-1 phosphatase isoform X1, with product MTTVIMRQKDIRPAPARIEFKGMKFLITDRPSDHNIHSYITELKKNNVSVVVRVCEPSYKIEELANKGIVVRDLAFEDGTFPPQNIVDEWFEILKQNFLYRFQEDPEACVAVHCVAGLGRAPVLVALALIELGLKYEAAVEMIRDKRRGAINAKQLSYLEKYKPKSRLKHKNGHKNSCCVQ from the exons ATGACAACCGTCATCATGCGCCAGAAGGACATCAGACCAGCGCCGGCCCGGATCGAATTCAAGGGCATGAAGTTCCTGATCACTGACCGTCCGTCGGATCACAACATCCATTCCTATATAACG GAGCTCAAAAAGAACAACGTCTCGGTGGTGGTTCGCGTGTGCGAGCCAAGCTACAAAATCGAGGAGCTCGCCAACAAGGGCATCGTGGTGCGTGATCTTGCCTTCGAAGATGGAACTTTCCCGCCCCAGAATATTGTCGATGAGTGGTTCGAAATCCTGAAGCAGAA CTTTCTGTACAGGTTCCAGGAGGATCCGGAGGCGTGCGTGGCGGTGCACTGCGTGGCTGGCTTAGGCCGAGCGCCGGTTCTGGTGGCACTAGCGTTGATTGAACTAGGACTTAAGTACGAGGCAGCTGTTGAGATGATTAGAGa CAAAAGGAGAGGTGCTATCAATGCCAAACAACTATCATACTTAGAGAAGTATAAGCCCAAGTCACGACTAAAGCACAAAAATGGTCATAAGAATTCGTGCTGCGTGCAATAA
- the LOC129778886 gene encoding PRL-1 phosphatase isoform X2 — translation MTTVIMRQKDIRPAPARIEFKGMKFLITDRPSDHNIHSYITELKKNNVSVVVRVCEPSYKIEELANKGIVVRDLAFEDGTFPPQNIVDEWFEILKQKFQEDPEACVAVHCVAGLGRAPVLVALALIELGLKYEAAVEMIRDKRRGAINAKQLSYLEKYKPKSRLKHKNGHKNSCCVQ, via the exons ATGACAACCGTCATCATGCGCCAGAAGGACATCAGACCAGCGCCGGCCCGGATCGAATTCAAGGGCATGAAGTTCCTGATCACTGACCGTCCGTCGGATCACAACATCCATTCCTATATAACG GAGCTCAAAAAGAACAACGTCTCGGTGGTGGTTCGCGTGTGCGAGCCAAGCTACAAAATCGAGGAGCTCGCCAACAAGGGCATCGTGGTGCGTGATCTTGCCTTCGAAGATGGAACTTTCCCGCCCCAGAATATTGTCGATGAGTGGTTCGAAATCCTGAAGCAGAA GTTCCAGGAGGATCCGGAGGCGTGCGTGGCGGTGCACTGCGTGGCTGGCTTAGGCCGAGCGCCGGTTCTGGTGGCACTAGCGTTGATTGAACTAGGACTTAAGTACGAGGCAGCTGTTGAGATGATTAGAGa CAAAAGGAGAGGTGCTATCAATGCCAAACAACTATCATACTTAGAGAAGTATAAGCCCAAGTCACGACTAAAGCACAAAAATGGTCATAAGAATTCGTGCTGCGTGCAATAA